CAGTCCCCTCAGCCGCAGGCCAGGGGTGAGATCGGCCCAGACCTCAGCCACCATCAGCGGCGCGGCCAGGATGCCGTGGCTCCCGAAGGTGTAGCGCTGCTTAGCGTTTTCGATCGCTTCATCAAGCGTCGGCGCGTCCGCAGCACGGTTGCGGAGGACGGCTGCGAGGGGGAAGCGCGGCAGACGCTTCAGAGGCGAAAGCATAACCAGCATTGTTGCAAAAAGAGCTACATCTCGCAGGACGGACTTCGCTCCGGTCGCGCAATTGGCCAAGCGGTTGTAGGTTAAACAGACGTGACCATCCTGACGAGCAGTAACGCAGCTCGAGAGCGTGAGACCAGCACTGATCCCGGAATCGTCGCGCACCGCGGCGCATCGGGGCTCTACCCGGAGCAGACGTTCCAGGCCTTCGACGAGGCGTTACGCCTGCCGATCCACGGCATCGAGTGCGACGTCCGGCTCTCCCGTGACGGGCAGCTGGTTGTCTTCCACGACCCGATCCTGAACCGAACCACGAACGGCAGCGGCAGGGTGTCCGTCACCGACTGGTCGGATCTGCGCACCCTCAACGCGGGAACGCCCGACAACCCGCAGCGCATCATGCGGCTTGCCGAGCTGCTTGAGCTCATGCAGGACTACCCGGACAAGCACATTTACGTGGAAACGAAGCACCCCACCCGCTACGGCCCCGAAGTCGACGAGCAGACGCTGCGCGTCCTGCACTACGCGGGATTGCGCGAATCCGAGCGAGTGCACCTGATTTCGTTTTCCCACCGGGCGATGCGCTACTTCACCGAGTTCGCCCCGGAACTGGAAACCTACTACCTATTCCGTCTGCGCGAGAAGAAGTGGAACAAGAAAAACCACATGCTCTCGCGCCCGTACGGCGTCGGCCCGGCGCTTGCGCACCTGCAGGCCAAGCCCGAGCTTTTGGGGTTCAAGGGTTTGAAGACCTACACGTGGACGGTCAACCTGCCGAAGCAGATGCTGTGGTGCCGCGACAACGGCGTTGACGTGTTTGCCACCGATCTGCCGCACTTGGCCGTGGAAACTCTTTCCCGCGGCACCGTTGCACCGGTTTCGCAGTCCTCAACGAGCTAGCCCCCGGTAGCATTGGGCCCCATGGCTAAGAAGAACCGTAAGAAAGCGACCCCTGAGAATTTGCCGGAAGGGATGAGCCGCAGGCAGGCGAAGCTCGCCGCGCGTGCCGCCGAGCGCGAGGCGCTGCAAAAAGACCCCCGCCCGTACGCCGGATTGGCCGCGGAGGCGGACTTGATTGCGCTTCAGGAGTTCGTCCCCTCCGCGGTGGCGGCCCTCGAGGTCGCCGGCGAGACCGTCAACGTTGTGACGGTGCTGCCCGGGACGGGGGCCGCGCTGCGCCGCGCCGAATCCGAGGGCGGCGAGCGTTTTGTGGCGCTGCAGGTCGGCTCCCACTCGCAGAACCCCGGCCGCGATCTCGCCTACGCGCTGAACTGGGTCTTGAGCGCTGAGCCGGGCGAGTCGCTGCAGTCGACGGTCGCCGACGGCACCCAACCTGAGCTTTCATCGCTTATCGACGCCTCGACCACGCCCACCATCACCGAACACCAGGACTTCACCTGGTGGTTCCCCAAGGGAGCAAACATACCGGCCGAGGTGCAGCAGGCCCTGTCGCGCGCCAACGACGCAGTTATCCCATCGACCCAGGTCAAGGCGGACGTGCCGGGCTCAATCTGGTGGGTTAACCCGGGCGGCGGCAAGGGCCACATCCGCTGGGTGCGCACCGACGACAACGAAAACCAGATCTTGTCTGCCCTGGCGCGCATCGCCGCGCGCGGGGAGCTCACCGTCGGCGAGGGAAGCAAGTTCGCCGGGGCGTTTCGCACCCACGGCGTGGTCGTGCCGGTGTGGGATGTCGACCCGGCCGTCGATGTGGCCTCCTACGCCGGTGCGCTCCAGGAGCTGGAGACGAAGATCGCTGCCGAGTACGACAATGACGCCCAGCTCAGCGCCGACGAGCGCAAGCAGCTGGACAACATCAAGTCGCGGCAGGTGACAATCTAGTCCCTCGTTACCGCCTGTTCACCAAGTCTTTCGCTGGAATGAACTAACCGTTCAGCGTTGCCCCATACGCTGCACGTCATGACCTCGAGGGGCGCGGCTATTCCGGCAGTCAACGACGTCCCCCGCCCGGTGGGTGCGGGGGCATCGCGGCAACGCAATTCCGCGCGGACCGACTGGAAGCAAGTTGGACTTGCTGCCTTGCTCATTGGTCCCAACCTCATTCTGCTGATCCTCTTCACCTACCGCCCACTGGTGGACAACATCCGGGTGTCGTTCTTTAACTGGAACATCGCGTCGCCGACCATGAATTTCGTTGGGTTGGACAACTACATCCAATGGTTCCAGGCGCCGGAGACAGGTCGAGTTGTTTTCAATACTGCCGTCTTCACTTTTTCTGCGGTCGTGGGCTCGATGGTGCTCGGCCTAACGTTGGCACTGTTGCTGGACCAGAAGCTATTCGGGCGTTCGGCAGCTCGATCGACAGTCTTCGCCCCCTATGTGATCTCCGGTGCGGCAATCGGTGTCGCCTTCCAGTTTGTTTTTGACCCGAGCTACGGGCTCATTCAGTACGTGCTCGGGATCTTCGGGTTGCCGGTGCCGAATTTTTACCAGAACTCCAATTGGGCTCTGTTTATGGTCACCACGACCTACATTTGGAAAAACACGGGATATACGTTCGTCATTTACCTCGCTGCGCTGCAAGCTCGGCGCAAGGATTTGGATGAGGCTTCCGAAATCGACGGCACCCCTCCAGTGCGGCACTTTTTCAGGGTGATCGCCCCGCAGCTGCGGGGGACAACATTTTTCCTGCTTATCACCGTTCTTCTGAACTCCTTCCAGGTATTCGACATCATCAGCGCGATGACCAACGGTGGCCCGTTCGGATACGGAACGTCGACGATGGTGTACCAGGTGTACCAGGAGACCTTCATCAATAACAGGGCCGGCTACGGAGCGGCGATCGCCACGATCATGTTCCTGGCGGTGCTCGCCATTACGGTGCTGCAGTTGAAGATCCAGCAAAGGATGGAGAGGTAGATGTCGCACGTGGTGCAGCCCCTCGGAGGGCACGAACTGCCCCCGGTTCCCGGTACCCAAGGCGTGGGTGAACCGGTTCGGCACTCGCCAGGATCGTCCTCTACCCCCAATCTCGCCTTGCGTGTCTTCGGCTACATCGTGCTCGCAGTCGCCGTGCTCTTGATTCTCGTCCCCCTGTACTTCATCGTGGTGACGAGCTTCAAGACGTTCCAGGACGTGTACTCCGACCCGATCACATTCTGGCCCGATCCGGTTGCACCCGAGAATTACTCTTATGTGTGGCAAAGCTCGGGCTTCGCGCAGTACCTGCGTAACTCGGTGATTATCACCCTCGTGCTCACTGTCGTTGAGGTCA
Above is a window of Corynebacterium sanguinis DNA encoding:
- a CDS encoding glycerophosphodiester phosphodiesterase encodes the protein MTILTSSNAARERETSTDPGIVAHRGASGLYPEQTFQAFDEALRLPIHGIECDVRLSRDGQLVVFHDPILNRTTNGSGRVSVTDWSDLRTLNAGTPDNPQRIMRLAELLELMQDYPDKHIYVETKHPTRYGPEVDEQTLRVLHYAGLRESERVHLISFSHRAMRYFTEFAPELETYYLFRLREKKWNKKNHMLSRPYGVGPALAHLQAKPELLGFKGLKTYTWTVNLPKQMLWCRDNGVDVFATDLPHLAVETLSRGTVAPVSQSSTS
- a CDS encoding DUF5926 family protein; translated protein: MAKKNRKKATPENLPEGMSRRQAKLAARAAEREALQKDPRPYAGLAAEADLIALQEFVPSAVAALEVAGETVNVVTVLPGTGAALRRAESEGGERFVALQVGSHSQNPGRDLAYALNWVLSAEPGESLQSTVADGTQPELSSLIDASTTPTITEHQDFTWWFPKGANIPAEVQQALSRANDAVIPSTQVKADVPGSIWWVNPGGGKGHIRWVRTDDNENQILSALARIAARGELTVGEGSKFAGAFRTHGVVVPVWDVDPAVDVASYAGALQELETKIAAEYDNDAQLSADERKQLDNIKSRQVTI
- a CDS encoding carbohydrate ABC transporter permease — encoded protein: MTSRGAAIPAVNDVPRPVGAGASRQRNSARTDWKQVGLAALLIGPNLILLILFTYRPLVDNIRVSFFNWNIASPTMNFVGLDNYIQWFQAPETGRVVFNTAVFTFSAVVGSMVLGLTLALLLDQKLFGRSAARSTVFAPYVISGAAIGVAFQFVFDPSYGLIQYVLGIFGLPVPNFYQNSNWALFMVTTTYIWKNTGYTFVIYLAALQARRKDLDEASEIDGTPPVRHFFRVIAPQLRGTTFFLLITVLLNSFQVFDIISAMTNGGPFGYGTSTMVYQVYQETFINNRAGYGAAIATIMFLAVLAITVLQLKIQQRMER